In the genome of Actinomadura graeca, one region contains:
- a CDS encoding thiolase family protein, which yields MQHESAEIAIVGVGQSDFRALYAATDRPRDAYALAAGALREAIEDCGIGKDEIDGLLCSRVEYNRLATVLGLQHPRFVHDLEGSGRMSGVALQEAVALIANGTADVVACVYGNNGRSARMRYGGEGGGPTVAYDEMYGMTSPGAYVAMMYQRYRAMYGADEDALAPLAINNRRHAALNPVAVFQEEITREDYLGSRFIAEPLRLLDYCIINDGAVAFIVTSMERARSLRKPPVRVAATAGMAHLTNYYTAEDFFYSACQDVASRLYRRTGIAPEDVDCLQIYDNFTPTIVFTLEGFNHAPRGEGWRWADEKKIRHDGPRPLNTAGGHTGESYMQGWAHHVEAVRQLRGEAGARQVPGCTTAQYMCASPIVTSHILTNDGHILTHDGAATR from the coding sequence ATGCAGCACGAGTCAGCCGAGATCGCGATCGTCGGTGTAGGGCAGTCGGACTTCCGCGCGCTCTACGCGGCCACTGACCGGCCCCGGGACGCCTATGCCCTGGCGGCCGGCGCCCTCCGGGAGGCGATCGAGGACTGCGGGATCGGCAAGGACGAGATCGACGGGCTGCTCTGCTCCCGCGTGGAGTACAACCGGCTCGCCACCGTGCTCGGCCTCCAGCACCCCCGCTTCGTCCACGATCTCGAAGGATCGGGCCGGATGAGCGGCGTCGCCCTCCAGGAGGCCGTCGCATTGATCGCGAACGGTACGGCCGACGTGGTCGCGTGCGTCTACGGCAACAACGGCCGGTCCGCGAGGATGAGGTACGGCGGCGAGGGCGGCGGCCCCACCGTCGCCTACGACGAGATGTACGGCATGACCTCGCCGGGCGCCTACGTCGCCATGATGTACCAGCGGTACCGGGCGATGTACGGGGCGGACGAGGACGCGCTGGCACCGTTGGCGATCAACAACCGCCGGCACGCCGCGCTCAACCCGGTCGCCGTCTTCCAGGAGGAGATCACCCGCGAGGACTACCTGGGGTCGCGGTTCATCGCCGAGCCGCTGCGGCTGCTCGACTACTGCATCATCAACGACGGCGCCGTCGCCTTCATCGTCACCTCGATGGAGCGCGCGAGGTCGCTCCGCAAGCCGCCGGTGCGCGTCGCCGCGACGGCGGGGATGGCCCACCTCACCAACTACTACACGGCGGAGGACTTCTTCTACTCCGCCTGCCAGGACGTGGCGAGCCGGCTCTACCGGCGGACCGGCATCGCGCCGGAGGACGTCGACTGCCTGCAGATCTACGACAACTTCACGCCCACCATCGTCTTCACCCTGGAGGGCTTCAACCACGCCCCGCGCGGCGAGGGATGGCGCTGGGCGGACGAGAAGAAGATCCGCCACGACGGGCCGCGCCCGCTGAACACGGCGGGCGGGCACACCGGCGAGAGCTACATGCAGGGCTGGGCGCACCACGTCGAGGCGGTGCGCCAGCTACGCGGCGAGGCGGGTGCCAGGCAGGTGCCCGGATGCACGACGGCGCAGTACATGTGCGCGTCGCCGATCGTCACCTCGCACATCCTCACCAACGACGGGCACATCCTCACCCACGATGGGGCGGCCACGCGATGA
- a CDS encoding GntR family transcriptional regulator, which produces MTETGPNLRIDRPAESVPQLVVRRVRQAILEGTLQPGRRLTERELMELTSVSRTSIREAVRHLQALGLVETSSSRGVRVAVLGSDDVRQIYEVRAALEPEAASLFVQRATDSEVLELVKLMRPGKGGEEQLSAIHHFDELLLAGARNALLESILAPLHARIHALRRLSLSIPGRRDRSDQEYRDLVVAITDRDAERAARLARHHVEAAKEAALAAVAKLEEEQASGA; this is translated from the coding sequence ATGACAGAGACCGGACCGAACCTGCGGATCGACCGTCCTGCAGAGTCCGTTCCGCAGCTCGTCGTGCGCAGGGTCCGGCAGGCCATCCTGGAAGGCACGCTGCAGCCGGGACGCCGGCTCACCGAGCGTGAGCTCATGGAGCTCACCAGCGTGAGCCGGACCTCGATCCGCGAGGCGGTCCGCCATCTCCAGGCGCTCGGGCTCGTCGAGACCTCGAGCAGCCGGGGCGTGCGGGTGGCCGTGCTCGGCAGCGACGACGTCCGGCAGATCTACGAGGTGCGCGCGGCGCTGGAGCCCGAGGCCGCGTCGCTGTTCGTCCAGCGCGCCACGGACTCGGAGGTGCTGGAACTGGTCAAGCTCATGCGGCCGGGCAAGGGCGGCGAGGAGCAGCTCAGCGCGATCCACCACTTCGACGAGCTGCTGCTGGCGGGGGCGAGGAACGCCCTGCTGGAGTCCATCCTCGCGCCGCTGCACGCCCGCATCCACGCCCTGCGCCGGCTGTCGCTCAGCATCCCCGGACGCCGGGACAGATCCGACCAGGAGTACCGCGACCTCGTCGTGGCGATCACCGACCGGGACGCCGAGCGCGCCGCCCGGCTCGCCCGGCACCACGTGGAGGCCGCGAAGGAGGCGGCGCTGGCGGCCGTCGCGAAGCTGGAAGAGGAGCAAGCCTCGGGAGCATGA
- a CDS encoding ABC transporter substrate-binding protein — protein sequence MLAPAVGLAMVTGLATACSSGSSEGQEGASGRTLRVGVVASTISTIDAYSNLRSQDFYVRNAAMFEPLVRQTKNGFEWALATDITHNKDNTVWTVKLRPNVKFHDGSVFGADDVIAVFKRILDKKKPLIEANYVDFIDPEGMEKVDDLTVRFKLREPYGPFKFAVSNSNIIFYKKGSTPEQAMGTGPFSLVSFTPGRETVVKRFDAHWGAKPKIDKVKIISFKTAEASTNALIGGQIDASSNILQTSLPTIQKTPGLKVMKSDLNLKVVIGMRADVPPFNDVRVRQAMQLIINRKLALSNAFDGLGAVANDHLGFDTCLPNVPQREQDLAKAKQLLADAGKSNLTIDLQTAANKPGMLQLVQILAEDAKKIGVTIKVQKMELGAYLEKWGEWKFYTGYDTNPYLGDVPNMITKDAALNHQHWHDQEFEALAKKLYATSDEQEQCELQKKMKGIEHERGASILAATNPTVSVYSSKVHGLVPEFPSGSLYNFTKVTIGG from the coding sequence ATGCTCGCGCCCGCGGTGGGCCTCGCGATGGTCACCGGCCTCGCGACGGCCTGCTCATCGGGCTCGTCGGAGGGGCAGGAGGGCGCGTCCGGGCGCACGCTCCGCGTCGGCGTCGTGGCCAGCACGATCTCCACCATCGACGCCTACTCGAACCTGAGGTCGCAGGACTTCTACGTGCGTAACGCCGCGATGTTCGAGCCGCTCGTCCGGCAGACGAAGAACGGCTTCGAATGGGCGCTCGCCACCGACATCACGCACAACAAGGACAACACCGTGTGGACGGTGAAGCTCCGTCCGAACGTGAAGTTCCACGACGGGAGCGTGTTCGGCGCGGACGATGTCATCGCCGTCTTCAAGCGGATCCTCGACAAGAAGAAGCCCCTCATCGAGGCCAACTACGTCGACTTCATCGACCCCGAGGGCATGGAGAAGGTGGACGACCTGACGGTGCGGTTCAAGCTGCGCGAGCCGTACGGGCCGTTCAAGTTCGCCGTCTCCAACAGCAACATCATCTTCTACAAGAAGGGATCCACGCCCGAGCAGGCGATGGGGACGGGGCCGTTCAGCCTCGTCTCGTTCACCCCCGGGCGGGAGACGGTCGTCAAGAGGTTCGACGCCCACTGGGGCGCGAAGCCCAAGATCGACAAAGTGAAGATCATCAGCTTCAAGACCGCGGAGGCCTCGACCAACGCGCTGATCGGCGGCCAGATCGACGCGAGCTCCAACATCCTGCAGACCTCGCTCCCGACGATCCAGAAGACGCCGGGACTGAAGGTCATGAAGAGCGACCTGAACCTGAAGGTCGTCATCGGAATGCGCGCCGACGTCCCGCCCTTCAACGACGTGCGCGTCCGCCAGGCGATGCAACTGATCATCAATCGCAAGCTGGCGCTCTCCAACGCCTTCGACGGCCTCGGGGCCGTGGCGAACGACCACCTGGGCTTCGACACCTGCCTGCCGAACGTCCCCCAGCGGGAACAGGACCTCGCCAAGGCCAAGCAGCTCCTCGCGGACGCGGGCAAATCGAACCTCACCATCGACCTGCAGACCGCCGCGAACAAGCCCGGAATGCTCCAGCTCGTGCAGATCCTCGCGGAGGACGCCAAGAAGATCGGCGTGACCATCAAGGTGCAGAAGATGGAGCTGGGCGCCTACCTCGAGAAGTGGGGGGAGTGGAAGTTCTACACCGGCTACGACACCAATCCCTACCTCGGCGACGTGCCCAACATGATCACCAAGGACGCGGCGCTCAACCACCAGCACTGGCACGACCAGGAGTTCGAGGCACTGGCGAAGAAGCTCTACGCCACCTCAGACGAGCAGGAGCAATGCGAGCTCCAGAAGAAGATGAAGGGGATCGAGCACGAGCGGGGCGCGAGCATCCTCGCCGCGACGAACCCCACGGTGAGCGTGTACTCCTCGAAGGTGCACGGCCTCGTCCCGGAGTTCCCCTCGGGCAGCCTGTACAACTTCACCAAGGTCACCATCGGCGGCTGA
- a CDS encoding ABC transporter permease, translating into MTIEHAVKTAAAPRHSRRAALPWLIGRSALTGVVTLWCVSVIVFVATQAMPGDVAHIILGPGASTDQVAQLRQNMGLDEPLVTQYWEWLRRVLTGDMGESLVSGQPVSELLAGRILNSATLTVIAMVFILPLSLVIGLLAAVFRDRALDKSYLGTSLVVTATPDFVIGSLVIALFGTVVFKVLPPVSLLPPGDAPWEHPRQLVMPVAVMTLVGVTYLSRLVRVSFIDVLESEYVQLAIIKGLSMRRILFLHALPNALGPSIPAASIMAAFTIAGSVVIEYLFAYPGIGSALVDAVAGHDLPMIQAIIMLMAVAFFCFNQLADVLATLNKSR; encoded by the coding sequence ATGACGATCGAACACGCGGTCAAGACCGCTGCGGCCCCGCGCCACTCCCGCCGAGCCGCCCTCCCCTGGCTGATCGGCCGGAGCGCGCTGACGGGCGTGGTGACCCTGTGGTGCGTCTCCGTCATCGTCTTCGTGGCGACGCAGGCGATGCCCGGCGACGTCGCGCACATCATCCTCGGACCCGGGGCGTCCACCGACCAGGTGGCCCAGCTGAGGCAGAACATGGGCCTCGACGAACCGCTGGTCACCCAGTACTGGGAATGGCTCAGGAGGGTCCTCACCGGCGACATGGGCGAATCGCTGGTCAGCGGTCAGCCCGTGTCGGAGCTGCTCGCCGGACGGATCCTCAACTCCGCGACGCTGACCGTGATCGCGATGGTCTTCATCCTGCCGCTGTCCCTCGTGATCGGCCTGCTCGCCGCCGTCTTCCGCGACCGGGCCCTCGACAAGTCCTACCTCGGCACCTCGCTGGTGGTGACGGCGACCCCGGACTTCGTCATCGGCAGCCTCGTGATCGCCCTGTTCGGCACCGTCGTCTTCAAGGTCCTGCCCCCGGTGTCGCTGCTTCCTCCGGGCGACGCGCCCTGGGAGCATCCACGGCAGCTCGTGATGCCGGTCGCCGTCATGACGCTCGTCGGGGTCACCTACCTCTCGCGCCTCGTGCGCGTCTCCTTCATCGACGTGCTGGAGAGCGAGTACGTGCAGCTCGCGATCATCAAGGGCCTGTCGATGCGACGGATCCTGTTCCTGCACGCGCTGCCGAACGCGCTCGGCCCCAGCATCCCGGCGGCGAGCATCATGGCCGCCTTCACCATCGCGGGCTCGGTCGTGATCGAGTACCTGTTCGCGTATCCGGGCATCGGCTCGGCGCTCGTGGACGCCGTCGCGGGCCACGACCTGCCGATGATCCAGGCCATCATCATGCTCATGGCGGTCGCGTTCTTCTGCTTCAACCAGCTCGCCGATGTGCTCGCGACCCTGAACAAGTCCCGCTGA
- a CDS encoding ABC transporter permease yields the protein MIRTRPRAQGFQAPPRNLTRRILTSRQTRLGLIMLLTMIPFAVAGPLFAPHSPTAVLAKPYAPPGDGLLLGADSLGRDIVSRILSGGTDLTWMAVLATLGGVTLGTAIGMISAFAGGILDTILMRVVDILLTFPTIIMAILFISMAGPSRWILVVLVAIGLTPGMARVIRGAARPVLRREHVMWARTVGLSSRHILLREVLPNVTSPLMVEIGLRLMWSVVGLASLSFLGFGVQPPDADWGLMVSENKDGLATQPLAVLIPAVCIALFTIGGNLFAEGAARVIGRTEGTRS from the coding sequence GTGATCCGAACGCGACCCAGGGCGCAGGGGTTCCAGGCTCCGCCCAGGAACCTCACCCGCCGTATCCTGACCTCCCGTCAGACCCGGCTCGGCCTGATCATGCTGCTGACCATGATCCCCTTCGCGGTCGCGGGTCCCCTCTTCGCGCCGCACTCGCCGACCGCGGTCCTCGCGAAGCCGTACGCGCCGCCCGGCGACGGCCTGCTGCTCGGCGCCGACTCGCTGGGCAGGGACATCGTCTCGCGCATCCTCAGCGGCGGAACCGACCTGACCTGGATGGCCGTCCTCGCCACGCTCGGCGGCGTGACGCTCGGCACCGCCATCGGGATGATCTCGGCTTTCGCGGGCGGGATCCTCGACACGATCCTGATGCGGGTCGTCGACATCCTGCTGACGTTCCCGACGATCATCATGGCGATCCTGTTCATCTCGATGGCCGGGCCCAGCCGGTGGATCCTGGTGGTCCTGGTGGCGATCGGCCTCACACCCGGGATGGCGCGCGTGATCCGCGGCGCGGCGCGTCCGGTGCTCAGGCGTGAGCACGTCATGTGGGCGCGGACGGTCGGGCTCTCCTCCCGCCACATCCTGCTGCGGGAGGTGCTGCCGAACGTGACGTCCCCGCTCATGGTGGAGATCGGCCTCAGGCTCATGTGGTCGGTCGTCGGCCTCGCCTCCCTGAGCTTCCTCGGCTTCGGCGTCCAGCCGCCCGACGCCGACTGGGGGCTCATGGTCAGCGAGAACAAGGACGGCCTCGCCACCCAGCCGCTGGCCGTCCTCATCCCCGCCGTCTGCATCGCCCTGTTCACGATCGGGGGCAACCTCTTCGCCGAGGGCGCCGCACGCGTGATCGGCCGCACCGAAGGGACCCGTTCATGA
- a CDS encoding ABC transporter ATP-binding protein, producing MKAVEVTGLTVTLDDGSVIVDDVSFSLDGGQVMGLVGESGSGKSTVALALVGFTKAGANITGGRIVVGGVDLLALTPNKLRGARKELIGFVPQDPATALNPARRIGAQLTEGMPGAKKENLPRIRRVLETVGLPSDAAFLRRHPQELSGGQQQRVAIAMAVAKGPKLVVFDEPTTGLDVSTQARVLEMVARLCADNGVAAVFVSHDLAVVGTVGDLVTVMYAGQVLETGSREDVLRSAAHPYSIALLESVPSTRQRLPLISIPGRAPAAGARFDGCVFADRCAFAEDRCRDSAPPLAATSTGSAARCFRVEHVRRNQTCLVKEPLPRIESRAEDTASVFGVRKLNASYDRTQVLFDVSFDVAPGECLAVVGESGSGKTTMSRCLIGLHEEQSGGFELDGKPLALRLRDRPKTAKQQMQYVFQNPYGSLNPRQTVATAVAVSLKHFYGERGKAARAKVKEALERVEIPWRLADRYPAELSGGQRQRVAIARALACRPSLLICDEVTSGLDVSVQASVVELLRTLQDDGLSMIFITHDLAVVRSIGDRVVVLRQGHVVESGAVESVLSAPQDPYTRGLLADTLEVDRPDTGTLHLPG from the coding sequence ATGAAGGCCGTCGAGGTCACCGGGCTCACCGTCACCCTGGACGACGGCAGTGTGATCGTCGACGATGTGTCGTTCAGCCTGGACGGCGGCCAGGTCATGGGCCTCGTCGGCGAGTCGGGTTCGGGCAAGAGCACGGTCGCGCTCGCGCTGGTCGGCTTCACCAAGGCAGGTGCGAACATCACCGGCGGCAGGATCGTGGTGGGCGGTGTCGATCTGCTCGCGCTCACGCCGAACAAGCTGCGCGGGGCGCGCAAGGAGCTCATCGGCTTCGTGCCCCAGGACCCCGCGACGGCCCTCAACCCGGCGAGGAGGATCGGCGCACAGCTCACCGAGGGAATGCCCGGTGCCAAGAAGGAGAACCTGCCGAGGATCCGGCGGGTTCTGGAGACCGTCGGCCTGCCCTCGGACGCGGCCTTCCTGCGACGCCACCCCCAGGAGCTCTCGGGCGGGCAGCAGCAGCGGGTGGCGATCGCCATGGCCGTGGCGAAGGGCCCGAAGCTGGTCGTCTTCGACGAGCCCACGACCGGCCTGGACGTCTCCACCCAGGCGAGGGTCCTGGAGATGGTCGCCCGCCTCTGCGCGGACAACGGCGTGGCCGCCGTCTTCGTCTCGCACGACCTCGCGGTCGTCGGCACCGTCGGCGACCTGGTGACCGTGATGTACGCCGGGCAGGTCCTGGAGACCGGATCACGCGAGGACGTCCTGCGCTCCGCCGCGCACCCCTACTCCATCGCGCTGCTCGAATCGGTGCCGTCGACGCGCCAGCGGCTGCCGCTCATCTCCATCCCCGGCCGGGCACCGGCGGCGGGAGCCCGGTTCGACGGCTGCGTGTTCGCGGACCGCTGCGCGTTCGCCGAGGACCGCTGCCGGGACTCCGCGCCCCCGCTGGCCGCCACGTCCACGGGCAGCGCGGCACGCTGCTTCCGGGTCGAGCACGTCCGGCGGAACCAGACGTGCCTGGTCAAGGAGCCCCTGCCGCGCATCGAGAGCAGAGCGGAGGACACCGCTTCCGTCTTCGGCGTACGGAAACTGAACGCCTCCTACGACCGGACGCAGGTCCTGTTCGACGTCTCCTTCGACGTCGCCCCCGGTGAGTGCCTGGCGGTCGTGGGCGAATCGGGCAGCGGCAAGACGACCATGTCCCGCTGCCTGATCGGGCTCCACGAGGAACAGTCCGGCGGCTTCGAGTTGGACGGGAAGCCGCTCGCACTGCGGTTGCGGGACCGGCCCAAGACGGCCAAGCAGCAGATGCAGTACGTCTTCCAGAATCCGTACGGCTCGCTGAACCCCCGCCAGACCGTCGCGACCGCGGTGGCGGTGTCGCTGAAGCACTTCTACGGAGAACGGGGAAAGGCCGCCCGCGCCAAGGTCAAGGAGGCCCTGGAGCGGGTGGAGATCCCGTGGCGGCTCGCGGACCGCTACCCCGCCGAACTGTCGGGCGGCCAACGCCAGCGGGTGGCCATCGCCCGTGCCCTCGCCTGCCGTCCCTCGCTGCTGATCTGCGACGAGGTCACCTCGGGTCTCGACGTCTCGGTGCAGGCCTCCGTCGTCGAGCTGCTCCGGACGCTGCAGGACGACGGGCTGAGCATGATCTTCATCACCCACGACCTCGCCGTCGTGCGCAGCATCGGCGACCGCGTCGTCGTCCTGCGCCAGGGCCACGTCGTGGAGTCGGGGGCGGTGGAGTCGGTGCTCAGCGCACCGCAGGATCCCTACACCCGGGGGCTCCTCGCCGACACGCTAGAGGTCGACCGTCCCGACACCGGGACGCTGCACCTGCCCGGATGA
- a CDS encoding amino acid permease, whose amino-acid sequence MASVLDGMLRRKPIEQIDDEGAASGLTRTLGLWQLTAIGVGGIIGAGIFSLAGAVANEKAGPGVLISFLVAGIASAAAALSYAEFAGLIPRAGSAYTYGYAVLGEFTGWAIGWDLLLEYTAIVAVVAIGISGYFNDLLGFMDVDLPLWMSGAPGTEPDGVADGSYKVNLFAALLCLLIAYVLNLGMKNAARFETALVYLKVGIVLLVIVVGVFKIDSGNYSPFLPYGWSGAFTGAATVFFAVFGYDAMSTAAEESQEARKHMPKAILYSLAVSMVLYVLACLVLTGMVDYKDIDTNAAFSSAFDSVGMDAIGAVIAVGAILGVLTVLFTFMMGATRVWYSMSRDGLLPGWFAKTHRTRHVPTRITWILGAGSAVIAGFLPIAEAAELTNIGILLAFIVVCIAVIVLRYKRPDLPREFRTPGMPIIPLVGVGFSIWLITFLQWQTWVRFATWFVLGCVVYFAYSRRASLLNPRRTTPKD is encoded by the coding sequence ATGGCCTCGGTCTTGGACGGGATGCTCCGCCGCAAACCCATCGAGCAGATCGACGACGAGGGCGCGGCGTCCGGGCTGACGCGGACGCTGGGGCTGTGGCAGCTCACCGCGATCGGCGTCGGCGGGATCATCGGCGCCGGGATCTTCTCGCTGGCGGGGGCCGTGGCGAACGAGAAGGCCGGGCCGGGCGTGCTGATCTCCTTCCTGGTCGCGGGGATCGCGAGCGCGGCGGCGGCGTTGTCGTATGCGGAGTTCGCCGGGCTCATCCCGCGCGCGGGGTCGGCCTACACCTACGGGTACGCGGTGCTCGGCGAGTTCACCGGATGGGCGATCGGGTGGGACCTGCTGCTGGAGTACACCGCGATCGTGGCGGTGGTCGCCATCGGGATCTCCGGCTACTTCAACGACCTGCTCGGGTTCATGGACGTGGACCTGCCCCTGTGGATGAGCGGCGCGCCCGGCACCGAGCCGGACGGCGTCGCCGACGGCAGCTACAAGGTCAACCTGTTCGCGGCGCTGCTGTGCCTGCTGATCGCCTACGTGCTCAACCTGGGGATGAAGAACGCGGCCCGGTTCGAGACGGCGCTGGTGTACCTGAAGGTCGGGATCGTCCTGCTGGTCATCGTGGTCGGCGTCTTCAAGATCGATAGCGGGAACTACTCGCCGTTCCTGCCCTACGGATGGTCGGGGGCGTTCACCGGGGCGGCGACCGTCTTCTTCGCGGTGTTCGGGTACGACGCGATGTCCACGGCGGCCGAGGAATCGCAGGAGGCGCGCAAGCACATGCCCAAGGCGATCCTCTACTCGCTGGCGGTCTCGATGGTGCTGTACGTGCTGGCGTGCCTCGTCCTGACGGGCATGGTCGACTACAAGGACATCGACACGAACGCGGCGTTCTCCTCGGCGTTCGACTCCGTGGGAATGGACGCGATCGGGGCCGTCATCGCGGTCGGCGCGATCCTGGGCGTGCTCACCGTGCTGTTCACGTTCATGATGGGCGCCACGCGCGTGTGGTACTCGATGAGCCGCGACGGGCTGCTCCCGGGCTGGTTCGCCAAGACCCACCGGACCCGGCACGTCCCGACGCGGATCACCTGGATCCTCGGCGCCGGGTCCGCGGTGATCGCCGGGTTCCTGCCGATCGCGGAGGCGGCGGAGCTGACCAACATCGGCATCCTGCTGGCCTTCATCGTGGTGTGCATCGCGGTCATCGTGCTCCGCTACAAGCGCCCCGACCTGCCGCGCGAGTTCCGGACACCGGGCATGCCGATCATCCCGCTCGTCGGCGTGGGCTTCTCGATCTGGCTGATCACGTTCCTCCAGTGGCAGACCTGGGTCCGGTTCGCGACCTGGTTCGTGCTGGGCTGCGTCGTCTACTTCGCCTACAGCCGCCGGGCATCCTTGCTCAACCCCCGCCGCACCACCCCCAAGGACTGA